One Halovivax ruber XH-70 genomic region harbors:
- a CDS encoding NAD(P)/FAD-dependent oxidoreductase, with protein MERVDVAIVGGGPAGASAAEQAAAHGAETVCLEQGVPREDREELGPDSTDAAGMLDYWVDIMDEDYQDIPDDVVLQELSGTDFVGPSTTVSLDTTGMDSTYPGFGFTFHRARMDDWLYERARDAGADIRVGTSVSTLETDLAASGPTHTLTLSGGDELEADRVVLADGPQRRITMDALDQFTPPGSSIADQLSPPTANHIAYQEYREFPEEIFSEDRLKFWWGWMPGETAYPWVFPNDGTVARVGLTMPIGMTLDDVAHPVSYRLLDPSDDGIPSGATYVDRLLEAVYGDEYDVESDMPRVEDRGKSKGTETYPISSTRPIDSPVDAGIAVAGGAMGTTSAFHEGGYHVAVRTGKIAGRLAARKQLGTYNDVWKRAIGSEVARNVSFADIVADYEPDDWDRVFAVANGMIGDGDDRSLLQRGYSAGIGASKLLLAYKRRKFGYRNGGYVQFAEDEYVY; from the coding sequence ATGGAACGCGTAGACGTCGCGATCGTGGGTGGCGGCCCAGCGGGCGCATCAGCTGCGGAGCAGGCAGCTGCCCACGGTGCCGAGACGGTCTGTCTCGAACAGGGGGTTCCCCGGGAAGACCGCGAGGAACTTGGTCCCGATTCGACGGACGCAGCGGGAATGCTCGACTACTGGGTAGACATCATGGACGAGGACTATCAGGACATTCCCGACGACGTCGTCCTGCAGGAGCTGTCGGGAACGGATTTCGTCGGTCCCTCGACCACCGTCTCGCTCGATACGACGGGCATGGACTCGACCTATCCAGGATTTGGCTTTACCTTCCACCGGGCCCGGATGGACGACTGGCTCTACGAGCGAGCCCGCGACGCCGGGGCCGATATCCGCGTCGGCACGAGTGTCTCCACTCTCGAAACCGATCTGGCGGCGAGCGGCCCGACACACACGCTTACCCTCTCTGGCGGGGACGAATTGGAGGCCGACCGGGTCGTGCTGGCCGACGGTCCACAGCGTCGGATCACCATGGACGCGCTGGATCAGTTCACGCCTCCGGGATCGAGTATCGCCGACCAGCTCTCACCACCGACGGCCAATCACATCGCCTACCAGGAGTATCGTGAGTTCCCCGAGGAGATCTTCTCCGAAGACCGACTCAAATTCTGGTGGGGCTGGATGCCCGGCGAGACCGCCTACCCGTGGGTGTTCCCGAACGACGGAACGGTCGCCCGCGTCGGGTTGACGATGCCCATCGGCATGACGCTGGACGACGTCGCCCACCCCGTGTCCTATCGACTGCTTGACCCGTCGGACGACGGCATTCCGTCAGGAGCGACGTACGTCGATCGACTGCTCGAAGCCGTCTACGGCGACGAGTACGACGTCGAATCCGACATGCCGCGCGTCGAAGACCGTGGGAAGTCGAAAGGCACCGAAACGTACCCGATCTCCTCGACCCGACCGATCGACTCACCCGTCGACGCTGGGATCGCCGTGGCAGGCGGTGCGATGGGGACCACCTCGGCGTTCCACGAAGGTGGCTACCACGTCGCCGTTCGCACCGGCAAGATCGCCGGTCGACTCGCCGCGAGGAAGCAACTCGGCACCTACAACGACGTGTGGAAACGGGCGATCGGGAGCGAAGTGGCGCGAAACGTCTCCTTCGCCGACATCGTCGCCGACTACGAGCCCGACGACTGGGACCGCGTCTTCGCCGTCGCGAACGGCATGATCGGCGACGGTGACGACCGGAGTCTGCTACAGAGGGGTTACTCGGCCGGCATCGGCGCGAGTAAACTCCTCCTCGCGTACAAACGCCGGAAGTTCGGCTACCGCAACGGCGGCTACGTGCAGTTCGCCGAGGACGAGTACGTCTACTGA
- a CDS encoding enoyl-CoA hydratase/isomerase family protein: MTDSPHVTVEIADQIGRVTMDRPEKHNAMTPEMAESIATALADLAADDDVRCLVLTGSGGTFNTGADLAGLEGDERDEAVIDSVADPLHASVRTMTSAPKPVVTGINGIVAGGGLGLALASDIAIMSKEARIQYAYPSIGLSGDGGITWLLPRLLGLRRAQRFALLNEGYDAPGAVDAGLVTEAVPDDSFDDRLAEVAAELASGPTKAFGTIRQLLFEGADRSLDDHLRHERDGVTGLTETDDYATGVGTFFEDEEPTFTGH, translated from the coding sequence ATGACCGACTCACCGCACGTGACCGTCGAGATCGCAGACCAGATCGGCCGGGTTACGATGGATCGTCCGGAGAAACACAACGCGATGACGCCGGAGATGGCCGAATCAATCGCGACGGCCCTCGCGGACCTCGCGGCAGACGACGACGTTCGCTGTCTCGTCCTGACGGGCTCCGGCGGGACGTTCAACACCGGGGCCGACCTGGCCGGCCTCGAAGGCGACGAGCGGGACGAGGCGGTCATCGACTCGGTCGCGGACCCGCTCCACGCGAGCGTCCGGACCATGACGAGCGCGCCGAAACCCGTCGTCACCGGCATCAACGGCATCGTCGCCGGCGGTGGCCTCGGGCTGGCCCTCGCGTCGGACATCGCGATCATGTCGAAGGAGGCCCGCATCCAGTACGCGTACCCGTCTATCGGCCTCTCTGGGGACGGTGGAATCACCTGGCTCCTGCCCCGACTTCTCGGGCTGCGCCGAGCGCAGCGGTTCGCGTTACTGAACGAGGGGTACGACGCACCCGGGGCTGTCGACGCGGGGCTGGTTACCGAAGCGGTTCCCGACGACTCCTTCGACGACCGGCTCGCCGAGGTCGCCGCCGAGCTCGCGTCGGGCCCGACGAAGGCATTCGGAACGATTCGCCAACTGCTGTTCGAAGGGGCGGACCGATCGCTCGACGACCACCTCCGTCACGAGCGTGACGGGGTGACCGGACTCACCGAGACCGACGATTACGCCACCGGCGTCGGGACTTTCTTCGAGGACGAGGAACCGACCTTTACCGGCCACTAA
- a CDS encoding DHH family phosphoesterase, producing MSRAETLAAMLVDESTVTIVCHDNPDPDCLASALAFEHIARSRDVPSSRIVYGGEISHQQNRAFVNMLDITVDHDGEVDSDGFVVFVDHARHSVSTVDAGIEPDAIVDHHPAPDVDAPFVDIRPTYGATATIFVEYLQALEIQLTRRLATALLFALHRERLDFVREPTRAEYEAALAVYDDADLDSLEQLYGSAFTPATIDAIGEAIRSRSRRGSALVANVGRTPETDALPQAADYLLNVEGVNTVLAYGIVGEAIRLSARSIDPRVNVGRTLNQAFDPLGTAGGHHDMAGGHIDLGIFSDYADDDDCETLISMLSPRIEHRFFEALRLAPT from the coding sequence ATGTCGCGTGCGGAGACGCTAGCTGCGATGCTCGTCGACGAGTCGACCGTCACGATCGTCTGTCACGACAATCCGGATCCCGATTGCCTCGCGAGCGCCCTCGCGTTCGAACACATCGCTCGCTCCCGGGACGTCCCCTCCTCACGAATCGTCTACGGCGGTGAGATCTCCCATCAGCAAAACCGGGCCTTCGTCAACATGCTCGACATCACCGTCGATCACGATGGCGAGGTCGACTCCGACGGGTTCGTCGTCTTCGTCGATCACGCACGTCACAGCGTCTCGACCGTCGACGCGGGAATCGAACCGGACGCGATCGTCGATCATCACCCCGCACCGGACGTGGACGCGCCGTTCGTCGACATCAGACCGACGTACGGTGCGACCGCGACGATATTCGTCGAGTATCTCCAGGCACTCGAGATCCAACTCACCAGGCGATTGGCCACCGCGCTGCTGTTCGCGCTTCACCGCGAACGACTCGACTTCGTTCGTGAACCGACGCGGGCCGAGTACGAAGCCGCACTGGCCGTCTACGACGACGCGGATCTCGATTCGCTCGAGCAGCTTTACGGGAGTGCGTTCACGCCAGCGACGATCGACGCGATCGGTGAAGCGATTCGCTCGCGCAGCCGTCGTGGCTCCGCACTCGTCGCCAACGTCGGTCGAACGCCGGAAACGGACGCGCTTCCGCAGGCCGCAGACTACTTGTTGAACGTCGAAGGCGTCAACACGGTCCTCGCGTACGGGATCGTCGGGGAGGCGATCCGGCTTTCCGCCAGATCGATCGACCCTCGCGTCAACGTCGGACGGACGCTCAATCAGGCGTTCGATCCACTGGGAACAGCGGGCGGCCATCACGATATGGCTGGAGGCCACATCGATCTGGGTATTTTCAGCGATTACGCGGACGACGACGACTGTGAGACGCTCATTTCAATGCTCTCACCTCGAATCGAACACAGATTCTTCGAGGCACTCAGACTGGCACCAACGTGA
- a CDS encoding DUF7537 family lipoprotein gives MQSPLRRAALTVCVALLMVSAGCTDGIVPTPTDNTTQPDTEAPTTVDQYPPGVASNGTLTNGTALLDAHFDATANESIALTQTLTGQNESVTYRYVHGASPKPYYSSFNRTTDGDQLTEEFYWVGSNGYYRVTFDEQTRYSVFQNSTAGVTAWTHDSPFGPRSTLRSPLGVGNYSVNGTVERDGQTFVRLTATDVSQALNEFWEAYEGTVLVTAEGVIYDIDSTFVQNTDNTTETVEESISLTTNVEWSGPPSWVADVAQLSISTVESGKALEIRNTGGGALPANASFNVYISNETRWGSPISGHPEGTITTDARLEPGDAVYVTVSPGEDSPSFALHDDRVGGEFTIGEAGIMGTHENVFYRLQTDSKYS, from the coding sequence ACGGGATAGTTCCAACCCCCACCGACAACACGACCCAGCCCGATACGGAGGCGCCCACCACTGTGGATCAGTACCCGCCGGGCGTCGCGTCGAACGGCACGCTTACGAACGGCACTGCACTCCTCGACGCGCATTTCGACGCGACAGCGAACGAATCAATCGCGTTAACACAGACGTTGACGGGCCAGAACGAGAGTGTTACCTACCGCTACGTACACGGCGCGAGCCCGAAACCGTACTACAGTTCGTTCAACCGGACGACCGACGGAGATCAACTAACCGAGGAGTTCTACTGGGTGGGATCGAACGGCTACTATCGGGTCACCTTTGACGAGCAGACGAGGTACTCCGTCTTTCAGAACTCCACCGCCGGTGTCACCGCCTGGACCCACGATTCCCCATTCGGGCCACGGTCAACCCTGCGGTCTCCCCTCGGCGTCGGAAACTACAGCGTCAACGGCACCGTCGAACGCGATGGCCAAACGTTCGTCCGCCTCACCGCCACCGACGTTTCGCAAGCCCTGAACGAGTTCTGGGAGGCGTACGAGGGAACGGTGCTCGTCACAGCCGAGGGAGTCATTTACGACATCGATTCGACCTTCGTTCAAAACACCGACAACACGACGGAAACTGTCGAAGAATCGATATCGCTTACCACCAACGTAGAATGGTCCGGGCCGCCATCGTGGGTTGCTGACGTCGCCCAGCTCTCGATCTCGACAGTCGAAAGCGGAAAGGCGCTCGAAATCCGTAACACTGGCGGAGGAGCCCTCCCAGCGAACGCGTCGTTCAATGTCTATATAAGCAACGAGACTAGGTGGGGATCCCCCATCTCGGGGCATCCAGAGGGAACCATTACCACGGATGCGAGACTCGAACCCGGTGATGCTGTCTATGTGACCGTGAGCCCTGGCGAAGACTCACCGTCATTCGCGCTTCACGACGACCGAGTGGGTGGAGAATTCACCATCGGCGAGGCGGGCATTATGGGGACGCACGAAAACGTTTTTTACCGATTGCAAACGGACTCCAAATACAGCTGA